From a region of the Streptococcus ruminantium genome:
- a CDS encoding CppA N-terminal domain-containing protein, with translation MLRKNEAIVPVLRINNRAINLVFLEEHLGMKNKLEDGPFAELGDSSEVKLVLMESPGTRTRAVRGTKKLNKIVIKVDNASEIETLLAQGTPFSKLYQGQNGYAFEAVSPEGDTFLLYAEDSVADLKEILPPVPFIAQEEFSGLTTFTVESIWINTPQPSTSQAFYQAILPNQTFLRFVQAEGVDLLAPAEQVWDLDSVRFPVEQSFAWTDLESRLTDPFFKDRKETFIQTVDPSGIECWFEK, from the coding sequence GTGTTGAGAAAGAATGAAGCGATAGTTCCTGTTTTGCGTATCAATAACAGAGCTATCAACCTAGTATTTTTAGAAGAACATCTAGGAATGAAAAACAAATTGGAAGATGGTCCCTTTGCTGAGTTGGGGGACAGTTCAGAAGTCAAGCTCGTCTTGATGGAGTCACCAGGAACAAGGACACGTGCTGTTAGAGGGACTAAAAAACTAAACAAAATCGTGATAAAAGTAGATAATGCCTCAGAAATTGAGACCTTGTTAGCCCAAGGAACTCCCTTTAGCAAACTCTATCAAGGGCAAAATGGCTATGCATTTGAAGCGGTATCTCCCGAAGGAGATACTTTCTTACTCTATGCTGAGGACTCAGTTGCTGACTTGAAAGAGATACTACCTCCTGTTCCCTTTATTGCTCAGGAAGAATTTTCAGGTCTGACTACCTTTACTGTAGAATCCATCTGGATCAATACCCCACAACCAAGTACCAGTCAAGCCTTTTACCAAGCCATCCTGCCCAACCAGACCTTCTTACGCTTTGTTCAAGCAGAAGGAGTAGACTTGCTGGCACCTGCAGAACAGGTCTGGGATTTGGACAGCGTGCGTTTCCCAGTAGAACAGAGCTTTGCTTGGACAGATTTGGAAAGTCGCTTGACAGATCCATTCTTTAAAGACAGGAAAGAAACCTTTATCCAGACAGTAGACCCTAGCGGCATCGAATGTTGGTTTGAAAAATGA
- a CDS encoding serine hydrolase domain-containing protein: MRQVIIDNILEQIEQGVYPGASLALFSKGKWQEYYLGTLDGQQPVKPSLTYDLGSVSKVVGVGTLAIFLVNSGALELDRTLQSYYPAFADSRVTIRQLLTHTSGIDPFIPHRDSLTADQLKEAILQIKVTDDRHFFYTDLNFLLLGFLLEELTDESLDKLFQRHIFQPFGMMQTSFGPVSEAVPTVRGAKAGVVHDPKARVLGHHAGSAGLFSTIEDLQIFLEQYLTEDFAAELTRDYGFDEKRERSLAWDKKGSWLSHTGYTGTFIMYNRPLQQAVIFLSNRTFERDERTQWKQDRNQIMALIRQTLEKEAAEDC; this comes from the coding sequence ATGAGACAGGTGATTATTGACAACATTCTAGAGCAGATTGAACAAGGAGTCTATCCCGGAGCCAGTCTGGCTCTTTTTTCTAAGGGAAAGTGGCAGGAATATTATCTAGGGACCCTGGATGGCCAACAACCAGTCAAACCGAGCTTGACCTATGACCTAGGCTCTGTTTCCAAAGTGGTCGGGGTAGGGACTCTTGCGATTTTTTTGGTAAATAGCGGAGCTTTGGAGCTAGATAGGACCTTGCAGTCGTACTATCCAGCCTTTGCTGATAGCCGAGTAACCATCCGACAACTCCTGACCCATACTAGTGGCATTGATCCCTTTATCCCCCACCGAGATAGCCTGACTGCCGATCAACTCAAAGAAGCCATTTTACAGATCAAGGTGACCGACGATAGGCATTTTTTCTATACCGACCTCAATTTTCTCCTGCTAGGCTTTTTGTTGGAAGAGCTGACAGACGAGTCGCTAGACAAGCTGTTTCAGCGGCATATTTTTCAGCCCTTTGGCATGATGCAAACTTCCTTTGGTCCAGTTTCAGAAGCTGTACCAACTGTTCGAGGAGCAAAGGCTGGCGTGGTTCATGATCCTAAGGCACGAGTCTTGGGACATCATGCAGGTAGTGCAGGACTGTTTTCAACGATTGAGGACTTGCAAATCTTTTTGGAGCAGTACCTGACAGAAGATTTTGCGGCTGAGTTGACCCGAGACTATGGTTTTGATGAAAAACGTGAGCGTTCGCTAGCTTGGGATAAGAAGGGGAGTTGGTTATCGCATACAGGCTATACAGGGACCTTTATCATGTACAATCGCCCCCTACAACAAGCAGTCATTTTCCTATCCAATCGAACCTTTGAAAGGGATGAACGAACCCAATGGAAACAAGATAGAAATCAAATTATGGCTCTGATTCGTCAGACATTGGAAAAAGAAGCAGCAGAAGATTGTTAG
- a CDS encoding YSIRK-type signal peptide-containing protein (The YSIRK form of extended signal peptide directs nascent proteins to the cross-wall site, while signal peptides lacking YSIRK direct proteins instead to the cell pole. A large fraction of YSIRK proteins are surface proteins anchored by sortase-mediated processing of a C-terminal LPXTG motif.) codes for MKYKKHRRYSIRKLHVGAGSVIIGTILLAGTPMQSVQAQEQGMPTTSSLSEQNGSGHPSDSSGKGGDAEANSSASSKDNQSPSAGTSALPAGALDTSASTSERTPSSGLGLGHQSSASSTSLLSEASNISLTNGQAGKQNSLPSSKQSTTVSMAYREDVKEVDGSVDYELSYDRDAENKATIVKWAVTINKKDESWTNPRFVFAFPKGVEVQEDIESTSDVFKDFKFSDFKRGGNGEDQSYWKSERSTDLNDYNAEWYRHVYWSGAENHKLTSDKFETLLNITIASGIINVIKGEGTFTFKIKVPDNSDVNPFNMPLLAGINQFSWSHWYRFKGEVPKEGVQKPQFPDKGTNGLGDGTAKILPGPRPEPSVPKVPEVPKKPAPTPPEQPRVTPPAPSQPKGEMIPMPTPPMKPEGRPEENRPKGEEPRVELPPAEKPRGEMKPAPVPPMKPDSSPSLPEAPKRDIPQNEQPQMEVPQPEVTPKPQDEIIPIPELPMKPDPTPPAPDKAPALPRKPEQPKGEIMPSPVLPLKPDSSAPESPKMDKPKAEKPKLGQQPEVTPKQQDEIKPLPVEPIKPSPVPSVSAQPKVEAPKVEQPRAEQPQATQSSPQAKAGAKELPNTGDGLSILPWLGSGLLGMLGVVYMRKRKK; via the coding sequence ATGAAATACAAAAAGCACCGGCGTTATAGTATTCGGAAGCTACATGTAGGAGCTGGCTCGGTCATTATCGGGACAATTCTACTTGCAGGAACACCGATGCAAAGCGTTCAAGCTCAAGAGCAGGGGATGCCAACAACCTCCTCCTTGAGTGAACAAAATGGATCAGGGCACCCCTCTGATTCTAGCGGGAAAGGAGGAGATGCAGAGGCTAATTCTAGTGCCTCATCAAAAGACAATCAGTCACCTTCGGCAGGAACTTCCGCTCTGCCAGCAGGAGCACTGGACACCTCAGCATCCACATCAGAAAGAACACCTTCTTCAGGGTTGGGGCTGGGTCACCAGTCATCTGCTTCTTCTACTTCCCTGCTCAGCGAAGCTAGCAACATATCACTGACGAATGGTCAAGCCGGTAAGCAAAATTCTCTACCTAGCAGTAAGCAATCAACTACGGTCAGCATGGCTTATCGGGAAGATGTCAAAGAGGTGGACGGCAGTGTTGATTATGAACTGTCCTATGATAGGGATGCAGAGAATAAGGCAACCATCGTCAAGTGGGCGGTGACAATCAATAAGAAGGATGAGTCATGGACCAATCCGAGATTTGTCTTTGCTTTTCCCAAGGGCGTAGAGGTTCAAGAAGATATTGAAAGCACCTCAGATGTGTTTAAAGACTTCAAGTTTTCAGATTTTAAACGTGGCGGTAATGGCGAAGACCAGAGTTACTGGAAATCTGAAAGAAGCACAGACTTAAATGACTATAATGCTGAATGGTATCGGCATGTATACTGGTCGGGAGCAGAGAATCATAAACTGACCTCTGACAAGTTTGAAACACTACTCAACATAACAATCGCATCAGGTATCATAAATGTTATCAAAGGAGAAGGAACATTTACTTTTAAGATAAAAGTTCCGGATAATAGTGATGTAAATCCTTTCAACATGCCCTTGCTGGCAGGAATTAACCAGTTTAGTTGGTCACATTGGTACCGCTTCAAAGGAGAAGTTCCGAAAGAGGGTGTTCAAAAACCGCAATTCCCAGATAAAGGTACGAATGGTCTAGGTGATGGTACAGCCAAGATTCTTCCAGGACCAAGGCCAGAGCCATCTGTACCTAAGGTGCCAGAGGTACCGAAGAAACCGGCACCTACCCCTCCGGAACAACCACGAGTGACACCGCCGGCACCATCTCAGCCGAAAGGCGAGATGATACCAATGCCAACTCCACCGATGAAGCCGGAAGGAAGACCTGAGGAAAATAGACCGAAAGGTGAGGAACCACGGGTAGAACTCCCACCAGCAGAGAAGCCACGAGGTGAAATGAAGCCAGCTCCGGTTCCGCCAATGAAACCGGACTCAAGCCCATCTCTGCCAGAGGCACCGAAGAGGGACATCCCACAGAATGAACAACCTCAGATGGAAGTGCCACAGCCAGAGGTAACACCGAAACCACAGGATGAAATAATACCTATACCGGAGTTACCTATGAAACCAGACCCAACACCACCGGCGCCGGATAAAGCTCCTGCCCTACCAAGGAAACCGGAGCAACCGAAAGGCGAAATAATGCCGTCACCGGTATTACCGCTGAAACCGGACTCATCTGCACCGGAGTCGCCAAAAATGGACAAACCAAAAGCTGAGAAGCCGAAGTTAGGACAACAACCAGAGGTGACACCGAAACAACAAGATGAGATCAAACCTCTGCCAGTGGAACCAATAAAACCAAGCCCGGTACCATCTGTATCAGCGCAACCAAAAGTAGAAGCACCGAAGGTTGAACAGCCACGAGCTGAGCAACCACAAGCAACGCAATCAAGTCCTCAAGCCAAAGCTGGTGCCAAAGAGTTGCCAAATACAGGTGATGGATTATCCATTCTCCCATGGTTAGGTAGTGGTTTGTTGGGAATGCTAGGAGTTGTCTATATGAGAAAGAGAAAGAAATAA